The nucleotide sequence GTAATTTTCCGAAGCGTTCAATCTAGTAATATATTTCTATTCTTTCGTATCTTTAGATCCTTTTATCATATATTGGCTTATTTTCTCAAAtctattttttcaatttatttttttagaacCAAGGAgatcgaaaaaatgttattctttttttgttagtgAAATCCTGTCAAGATTATTCTCAGTTGCTTAACGTGAAACGATCGTTAGTTGATTTTCCAAAACGAAGAGTAGAAACACTTTTCTTCTGTTTGTAAAAATTAGATAAATGTCTGGAAACTTCCCATTTTCCCAGCGGTAATAAGTTTGTAAGTTATCGTTACAATTTCAGTACAAAATTAGGCAGGAAAGAAGATAGAAATTAAAACGTTTATGACATCGGGATGTTTGATTTCGCGCAAAATTCTCTCAATTTCTCTTCCAAAAATGTATCATAATTAGTTGGGAGAGTTAGCTCTTAGATCTTAAGTGTGAAAGGGTGAATAGAGTGTTTTAGACAATCCACCTCCCGGCATACAATGTATCGTAGCAAGACAATATTCGACATTTcgtatttttaaagaaaaattaaaaatgctgtaAGATAAACCAGGAcggaaaaatgaacttaaaaacTATTGGGTTTAATTGCATAAGACATACAGTGCCTGGTTTTTTCACTCATTGAGATTTGCTTTTTACGCTCCGCAACcgatttatttttctaacatGTTTACTTGTAATTCTAATGAATATTTATAAGCTTTATTTATCGTAGACATAACGTTCCAATTATTTATGTGCCTTATTAAACGCTATTTGTGAGGAAAGTCGTTTTTGTGAATCATTTGTTACTAATAAATAGTGCAGCCTCGTTCAATGACAAccgtcatgatttttttttatggtaagCTTTCACTGAGAATTGCCatgccattttttttatcatggaCATATGTCAAGGAAAAAACTTGTCACGAcgaaatttgcaaatttttgacAAGGAGTCCAGACTTTTAAGAGAAATTCAGTAGGCCGGAAAATTTTCCTCTACGTCGGAATGTTGTTGACGAGCTTCACATAACCAATACGGACCTCTCACTTTCGAGTGCATAAGTTTCGTAAACCAAAGTACTGTAATAATAAGGAATAGTCAGTAagaaggaaatttcaaaacGAGCCTATGAGACTCAAAGCAAATACATGCATGGAGCCggcctgaagcgcgggaaaacgcaagtaACCAAGCCACGGTTGGTTCTGAGATTTTTATCCCATTGGTTGGGAGAGAAGGCGAGTTTTGTTGACCAATCAAAGAACGTAGACCACAATCGCGATTAAATTTGATGATGTACCCACTTCTTTGATGCGTCTCCCAAATGTAACTCTACAAATTATTCAAGAGATGAAACTATCGTTTTCCTATTGGTAAGACTTAGATAACATCATTGCTTTACGCAAAGAGCTCTCGTTCAATGATGGCATCAACTGATACTACACTTGTTATTCGTTCTACTGCCCTGCCCAGTCctctttttaaattccatcCTTCCTCTCGACACTCGCCACTGCTCCTTCGGAGCTTTCTGGTTTGAAGCTTAGTGTGCCGTGGAATAAAATAGAACAAAGATTTATCAATAAATGAAGTATCCAGGTTTTAAAATAGAATATCATATCAATTTTATGcagattttattttttggtacaTCTTATTGGGAAATGTTGTTgtgattaaagaaaagaaaaatgaatgaaaggaaaaatggaaaaatgaaacGACGAGCAAAGAATTAGTCATGGGCGTGGTTTAAATCTGATGCTCAGATCTTATCAGTTTTAAAGCATTGATGTAACATAGGAGATCCACAGAAGACGAAAGAAAATACGAAAACATCAATGATTGGGAGAGTTacaaataatgaaagaaaatgtgaagaaaACACCACTTACTATTAGTTTGAGTCGATGCGGTTTTTTCAAGGGGATTAGCGTCCTTCTCAGGTGATTTTGGAGGTGGTGTTGGAAATTCCATTCTTCCCCGTTCAACAGCTTTTGGAGAAATAGAAGCAATACCTTCATTGGAATCTAGatattaaaagaaagaatactAGGAGTGATTCCCAAAGTGTTGTTCATAACATTGTGGCAAAGTGCCAAAATGTAAGAAAGTCGACATTGAAGGGCCTGAAACAGAGAGCAACTCTGAACATGAGCAACCGTTAAATTCTGCTGTCACGAAAAAATACGTCTCTCAAATGTAACTCTACAAATTATTCAAGAGCAGGAGCTCATTACAATTATCATAAAATAAAGTATCTAggttttaaaatagaaatatcataTCAATTTGATGCAGATTTTTTTGGTACATCTTACTAGGAAATGTTGGTGTgcctaaagaaaagaaaaatgaatgaaaggaaaaatggaaaaatgaaacGACGAGCAAAGAATTAGTCATGGGCGTGTATTTAAGCTTATTTAAATCTGATCCACAGATCTTATCAGTTTTAAAGCGTTGATGCAGTCCAGGAGATCCACAGAAGACGAAGCAAAATACGAAAACATCAATGATAGGGAAAGTTGTAGTGTAGAAGAGTTGTAGAAGACAGTGTGAAGCAAAGATGTTTGCTTTACACTGACGAAGAGCTCTTGTTCAATGCTTTACACAAAGAACTTTCGTTCAATGATAGCATCAATTGATACTACACTTACTATTCTTGCTGTTGCCCTGCCCCGTCCTCTCTTTAAATAGCATCCTTCCTCTCGGCGctttaaaaaaagttgagaGAAAAAGTACAAAGTCGAATTCAAATTAATCAGACCATAGCATAAGCATACGACATTAGGATATAAatttctatttaattttttttatttttgcatatgcttttttttatgtttggaaATGCTTGTAATTTCTAACAAACCTCTGACACTGTCAAGAggtttgaaaaacattttcagtgaaaataACTGTGTGTGGAAATTGTTCGGCTACCGGGTATAGCTAGCGGGTAGTTTTCGCGATGCtaaaaaattcctctttggCTTTTTAAGTCTtattgtttttgcttgtttctaTGACGTTCAGTTGCAATTAGgtgtttataaatatttatatcaAATTAGGAGCAAGAGAAATGTCAAAcgataaaatgaaaacatatcTTATCTGGGAGCATTATAGGCGATTCATTACCTTGGTGTTGGGGAATATGAATGGAAATAACATATTAGCAGAAGTCATgcagttaaaaaatattgtaagcAGTTCTTACTTTGGAAGTAGAGTAGttgttatcttttctttctGAGAGAAGATGGTCCATTAACTCCACAAAAGTTTGTATTAAGCCGTTAATATTATGGCATATTACCCTATCGCGAGTTTGACATGAAAGCGGATGTTCAGTGTTAAGGTGATTAAAATTTGGCGTGAGGTATTTCAATTATCTTGCCTTAAGATATATTTCAATGAAGATAATCTGCTTGATGAATATGGGAGTAGTTTGATCTGGAAAAGGTTAATCTCGCACAGGAATTCCTGGAAATTCCTACTTCTTACACTTTTCATTCCTTTCAGATTCGTTTTTAGATCAATTTCATGTCAAACTCTCGATCAAGAAagtaattcttaatttttaattcagcGCGTTCAACACCTCTTTCTGTGAGGCGATTAAGGTGTAACCAActtgtacttttcatcttccgcactgaatttatgATCAGTTGACTTTTCATACGGACGACAAGTAGTTCTTTTGGTGACATTACCTTAGGTATACCCTTCCTCCCTCAATTTCTCTGTTTATTCTGTTGTTACGTAACAAACTTCAAGGGCTACGTTCTTTTAGTTATCTTTTTAAGTGTAATTCTAATCTATGCAACGGTTTCCTTATAATTTTAtgttataattttgtttttgttttggccGATCTTAAGCGCAAAAGTATAAAACTTTTAGGTAGAAattctacattttgtacctagtctgcattttgtatccATATCTCGTTCCCCATAccattccttataacgtgttctcaacggttcctcttgtaacttaacaccgagtcagACAACGCGTGACGCCTTCATAATTAATAAAAGCCTGAttaaaaatatgattaaaaGCTTGTgcttttgtaagcttctggaatgttccagatCACTTTGTTAATGTATACAAGGACTCAGTTATGTAGTAGgggttgttgtttttgttgtcgggAGCAACCGACTGTTTAGAAAGCTATACCGTGAGAGAGAGCTACAGTGGAAGAttgctaatttcaagaaacGATGGAGAAAACTGTGAGTTCGGCTTAGTGGTTagctaagatatagactgtAGTAGGCTTAAGTAAGTTGATCGAGCATAAGTACTGTACTGCCTCCAGGAGTCGCTCCCTATtgagagctaatgtcagcatgcatcagacaagcagcggcaagtcacccaaaatttgctttcactcctactttcatattttgtagcccaatatgttaTAATAACtgtggtttagttttttttgtgaaaatatatttcagtttttgagaaataattttttcgttcgaccgctcaaatatgcaaattttcaccgtgaatattacccgagttgtgtgacctcaggTAACGAATATACaagacctacggtatttctgtcaacataatcttttgttttatcatctaaacttaatcccctgtcattgttgaagctggcaaagaaatatttattttttggtgaatatttttgtccgacatactttgccaatgtcgaaaagtagcatcaaaacaaagacagctttaacaatgaccgatatgacagaatttactgagcttcaagcttttaaaagacaaaaggatggttataaagttactgtaaaaatttccttaagtTTAGacgataaaacaaaggattatgttgacaaaAATACCAGAGGTCGAGTGGAATCGTTACATGAGatcacacaactcgggtaatatttacggtgaaaatttgcatatttgagcggtcgaaggaaaaaaatcatttctcgaaaactgaaatatattttcacaaaaaaaactacaccacaattattagaacatattgggctacaaagtATGAAAGTAGGggtgaaaacgaattttgggcgacttgccacaatattacaaatttgttcgatggatgctgacatcctctcttaagaatATCACGAGTTGTTTAATAAAGTGGTTGAATTTGTAGGATTGCAGTGTTTTTCTGACGGTTAGATTATACGGTAACAGAGGGGACAACGAGATTTGGTTCAAGTGAAACTTACCAAATTTCATCGACCTTGGATGAGATTCGAAttctttcttactttctttCTCCCCTTCTTTGCCAGTGTTCAGTGGTTCGTTTGTTTCCTTCTCACTTTCGCcattttccattgtttttctgCGAGAAACTTTCTGATTTTCAGCGAGCTACGGGTCCGTCTGCACGATTTGAGCGAGTCGACGTGTGACCTCAGTTGCTCCAGCAGCTCTTTATGGTAATGAGCTGTTGGGATATACTTCTTTCTCAGAAAAGTCATTCTCCTTTGTGATTGATCGATAACACCTTAAAAGGAAGCATGTGTATCATGAAACCTCCTTTATTTCTTCCAAATACCACAAGTCATGCAAAGCTTGCAGAGTTGCTCATCAGCCTATGTCAAAACAACACTAGTGAAtgtctttttatctttctttttccttttcctgcaGTACTATTTCAGGGAATGATTGTCGTTACAAGTCGTAATACAGCTTTTAATGTAAACAACATAGCACGTGTCGGTCACATGTCGGCAAGTCAATACATGCACAGCTTTTTTTACATAATTCCTCGCTTGAGtcttttaaaatgaactttATGTCCCGCTTAATTCGTTTTTCTGTAGCAGTGATCATTGGTGTTATGTTTTTAAGCGTTTTTAGAGTTGTCTTTTCTTAGAAATGTGGGTCATATTACTGCTGTCTCGAGAATTCGCCGTGTGTTAAAACAAACGCCAGTGGGACACATTTCAGGCATAGATATACTTTCGAACTTGTCAGCTGAATATTGGAAGAGATCTATAGGAATGTTTCCTCGAAGATGAAAATCCAGTCAAACTGGATAGAATTTGCGGTTATGTCGGATAAATTACACGAAAAACCGACGTCGGGattaaaattttatcacctCGGATAACAGATTCCTGTGTTTCTTAGAAAGAATATCAGACATCCGGAGTCTGGCCAGACATCCGGTGTCTGGCCaatctaatttatttattcatttgtttaatcaATGCGATTGGGTTTGTCTCACATTTCTCAAAATGTTTGGAGAGTGTGACGGATAGATTTTctaatgtttatttttccagAGATCTCCagccatttttatttttcaactgagAAGTTGAAAGTCCTTCACTTCTGGCCCAGACTCCACCTACAACGTCTACAAGCCTTGTATCACACTTCAGCTAGAGATCACCCCGGTTTTCTGAAGGTAAGCAAGGTAACAAGCAAGAAGCAACAAGGAGTATGGCCTCTCTGTATGAATCGGCTGCTGCTACCTTTTTATAGCGTCCGCAGGCGAGTATAATTTggcttttaaaataagaaacctTGCTGTAATTCATACTGATTAGTTTTTACTCATAGACTCTCTCATCATTAATTGAGTCATGATTAGAAGAAAAGCCAGTTACGTTTCATCTCTTGAGTCAGTGAAGTAGCTTGATCATCTGAATTACATTGTCCCTCAGAGCTCTCTGGTTTGAAGCCTAGTGTGCCgtggaataaaatgaaacagtgattcatcaataaattaaatatataggttttaaaatagaaatgtcATATCGATTTTATGCAAGATATTTTATATTGTACATCTTATTGGGAAATGTTGATgtgagtaaagaaaagaaaaatgaaagaaaggaaaagtatcAGTCATGGGCGTGTATTTAAATCTAATCCTCAGATCTTATCAGTTTTAAAACATTGATGTAATCCAAGAGATCCACAGAAGACGAAACAAAATACGAAAGCAACAATGATAAGGAAAGTTGcaaatattgaaagaaaaatgtgaataaAATACCACTTACTTTTAGTTTGAGTTGATGAGATGTTTTCAAGGGGATATGCGTCCTTCTCAGGTGATTTTGGAGGTTTTGTTGGAAATCTCATTCTTTCCCGTGAAACACAATGCAATAAAGTAGCAATACCTTCATTGGAatctagataaaaaaaaataacaaaaaaataccaAGAGTGATTCACAAAGTGTATTTCAAAAACATTGTGTCAAGGTGCCAAAATATAAGAAAGTCGACATTGAAGACACTGAAGGCCTGAAACATAGAGCAACTCTGAACATGAGCCACCGTTAAATTCTGCTATGAGACGTTTTCTGTCACGTGCTGAGAAAAAGATATTGTTCATTTCAGAAAACAGTTCAAATCCCACGAGACTGACCTGCACAGCAAAATGGCCGCCATGCTATTGTTTTGGTAACCAATACGGCCGCTGTGATTTCTCATCATCTATCaatatttataattatattaatGGCGCCCCTTATACCTGATtatatataaattaatttattgtacTCAAGCAGAATTTCAATCGATCTCTTCATTATGGAAGGCGATAAAAATTGTCCCTGTTCATTCTCTTGCCTCGCAGCaggtagaaaaaaatatattagtgATTTGTCCAATTCTTAAAAcgcaaattgaaaaaaaggagatTTTTGTAACCAAGCTAATTTTGTAAACATTATACGAGTACTGTCAAATGCGGACCTCGTAAACAGTAAGATGACAAATTATCCATAGAAATTCACTCCTCACCTCCAAATGCATCTCgggaaattttttcttcatgacTTGTGGTCCAAGCGGGTGGTTTTGAGGCTGAAAATGACTCAGTGTCATCAACAGTAGCATGATATGTGAAAAGATTCTCACCTGAGAAGAGTTTTTGTCATATTAATCACAGCTCAGATCCCGCCAGCTCTAAAACGGAACAATTCTACCCTTAGGTATTAAAATTTTGCTGTAAATATTGAATTAAATAATGGCTTAGATCATTTAACTGTTCTTAAAATTGTGATTCGGGATTAAATATGGATCCAATGTGGAGTTCATTTTGGTCTTTACTCAGCGGGTTTTTCTTCAGGTATATGCACTCCGGTTTTCCCCCTTTCACAAAAAAGTAACTCCATATTTCAAGTGAGTCGGGAATTGGTGGTCGAAGAACGAGTACGAAGACGCACTCCTGCTCAATAACATTGCCACGGTCGGTATGTCATGTATGGGGTATTATTATGTTctcaatacatattatgtcctatactttacatataTACAGTATTAATCCCCCATACATGACCTACTTAGGATTGCCACCAAACGTGTTGCTGACCAAAAGGATTGCGGGTCCAAAACGCGGGTTTCGCATCTGATGGAACCTGACTCTCCCACGGCCAAGTGGGAGACAGAATCTAGGGCACCTTCCAAACAGAATCTAGGACACCTGGGCACCAGATACATTCACAGGTTGACGGTTGAATCAGCCATTCGATAACAATGAATAGATATGCGACACGCTTTCTCTTCG is from Pocillopora verrucosa isolate sample1 chromosome 7, ASM3666991v2, whole genome shotgun sequence and encodes:
- the LOC131775327 gene encoding uncharacterized protein isoform X2 codes for the protein MENGESEKETNEPLNTGKEGEKESKKEFESHPRSMKFAPRGRMLFKERTGQGNSKNTVERGRMEFPTPPPKSPEKDANPLEKTASTQTNTSNQKAPKEQWRVSRGRMEFKKRTGQGSRTNNKCSIS
- the LOC131775327 gene encoding uncharacterized protein isoform X1, which codes for MENGESEKETNEPLNTGKEGEKESKKEFESHPRSMKFAPRGRMLFKERTGQGNSKNNSNEGIASISPKAVERGRMEFPTPPPKSPEKDANPLEKTASTQTNTSNQKAPKEQWRVSRGRMEFKKRTGQGSRTNNKCSIS
- the LOC131775657 gene encoding uncharacterized protein isoform X2; amino-acid sequence: MEEMLDFEQNTTYSNIQGNTTYLSGVGPVALIFNDNNPGFFMGRNALINETTGDKIIPFPIIKPPVWDGNLHVNSSQAPDTASKPPAWTTSHEEKISRDAFGDSNEGIATLLHCVSRERMRFPTKPPKSPEKDAYPLENISSTQTKSFKPESSEGQCNSDDQATSLTQEMKRNWLFF
- the LOC131775657 gene encoding uncharacterized protein isoform X1, which translates into the protein MEEMLDFEQNTTYSNIQGNTTYLSGVGPVALIFNDNNPGFFMGRNALINETTGDKIIPFPIIKPPVWDGNLHVNSSQAPDTGENLFTYHATVDDTESFSASKPPAWTTSHEEKISRDAFGDSNEGIATLLHCVSRERMRFPTKPPKSPEKDAYPLENISSTQTKSFKPESSEGQCNSDDQATSLTQEMKRNWLFF